The genomic window acaaaatatgTGGCTGTTCGCGTGTGCCTGTGCGTGGACGCATGCGTACAGTTGCACGTCCACGCATGTAAACCTTCCTTTCTATCAAGCAACAATCTACCTAACGATCATGCAATTCAGCTAaacatcccccccaccccactcccCTCTTTTTGACTTTCcgtctttctccccccccccccccccccctctctctctctctctcatctctctctctctcacacacacacacacacaaggaagcGTGCAGAAACCATAAAAAACATTTACCAATACGGTatcgctctctctttcacatacgccctcacacacacacacacacacaaccacacacactcacagcgtTAGGCCCAAACACACGTACACTGGCACACTCACgtacactggcacacacacacacacacatagcctacACATGCACCCTCTCGCATGGGCTCGAGCTTGCCGACAAAAATCCCGACAAAATCACAgataccccccctctctctctctctcactcacacaagcatactctctctctttcgctctcacatacacacacacacactctttctctttctctctctctctctctctcagtctctctctctctgcttaaCCCAATCGTCTAAATTACGACCTGATGCTGCGAGGAGTTGACATGGTCCATTATGTCCTTCGAAAACGTCCATTATGACCTCTTCACGTTATCTGGGTATGAAGGACAAAAATACGCCAAGAGGGGAAATAAAACTGTAATGGCCTTTAAATGTAATGTGCACAATTAACACTTAGCCGAGCAGGCAGATAGCCTACAAAACACAAACGAGAACAGACTGTGGCAACCCCAGCAAAGCAAGCATTACAGCAAGTAATTTaattctgaaaagacaataaaacagtcgcgtaaggcgaaactactatatttagtcaagctgtggaactcacagaatgaaactgaacacactgcattttttcacaatgaccgtagtccgtcgCTTGTGCAAagcggagtgaaactgacgagcctgttcagcgcggtagtggtttcgctgtgctgcatagcacgcttttctgtacctctcttcgtttgaactttctgagcgtgtttttaatccaaacatatcatatctatatgtttttggaatcaggaaccgacaaggaataagatgaaattgtttttaactcgatttcggaaatttggattttgataataatttttatatttttaattttcagaccttgtttttaatccgaatataacatatttatatgtttttggaatcagaaaatgatgaagaataagatgaacgtaaatttagatcgttttataaaaaataattttaattacaattttcagatttttaatgaccaaagtcattaattaatttttacgccaccaagctgaaatgcaataccgaagtccggccttcgtcgaagattgcttggccaaaatttcaatcaatttgattgaaaaatgagggtgtgacagtgccgcctcaacttttacaaaaagccggatatgacgtcatgaaagacatttatcgaaaaaaagaaaaaaacatccggggatatcatacccaggaactctcatgtcaaatttcataaagatcggtccagtagtttactctcaatcgctctacacacacacacacgcacacacacacacatacaccatgaccctcgtctcgattccccctctatgttaaaacatttagtcaaaacttgactaaatgtaaaaatatctaTAATGCAAAATAAGAAAACTTGACCTCCACCTTCCCCTTCCTCCTATCTTACCTACCGCCCCCCCAACCAACCCTATAGGATGAACAGATATTTAGACAGAAATAGTTTGCCCTGATACTATAAGTTCAGgaccggactaccgggggggggggggggggggggggggggttatgggcccccccccccccccccagcctaaccatgtacctcacttaattaaaacttttttattattgtttattttatgccgtttcatgcaaggagcgaccattttcctatctcagaatatgacctacccatcagcccctggaccaccactggcaacccccccccccccctcctcttagcctagtccggccctgaagtTGTGCAAAAACACCCAAAAGTCAACTCTTGGGCATGTGTGCAATGTAAAGGTCAGACTCTTGACAAGAATAATAAACAAGCAAGGTTTTCTTCACAGCATTTTTATTAGAAGCAGAGTGCACTAACATTGCAAATAGATCATCAGTGTACTAATGTAAGCGAAACATCTAAATACATTTAATGCATGTCAAATCACTTGGGTAGATCAACTTTTTCCCTTCTGTATCTGCCTGATCATACTGCTCTGTAACCTGCATGTGTcaatggacacacacacgcacaaactcactcacacgcacacacacacagaggatgGAATGACAGGGGATTCCTTATCTCAAGTACTGCATACATGCAATCACCCAATGAAACAATCCAGCAACACACCCCAAACACCTCGAAAACAAAAAGGCAGTACTCAGCGACCCCAAACCACACAGATTATACCAATCAGGCGATACCATCATTGTAACCactttcacaaacaaacacacacacacacaaaagcacattGAACTGGGCGATCCCATAACAGCACATAAAACGCACAGATTGCACGGACCAGGCAACATCACAATTACAACCACTtttacagaaacacacacaaacagccaGGACTCGGCGACCCCTAACAAACTGATTAAGCACACAGATGACTGCATGAACAGGCAAAAAGATGATTACAACCACTCCCGACAGCATCCTTAATCCTTTGTGTGCAGAATATTGCAACAAatacaatcttcttcttcttcgttcatgggctttgactcccacgttcactcatgttttaagcacgagtggatttttacatgtatgaccgtttttaccccaccattcagccagcatacgccgatttcgggagaggcatgctgggtattttcgtgtttcaataacccaccaaactctgacatggattacagggtcttttccgtgcgcactttgtcttgtgcttgcgtgtacatcttccgtctatgttaaaacattattttagtcaaaactttaccaAATTCAAAAAAAGAGTTTTATTTGCAACTGACTGTGAGAAACACATGCAAAACAAATGGAGATTTTCACAGGGGCAATTGTAAAAGAGCAAAGGATTACAATTACTGTTTTATTCTTACGCTTCCACCACTAGTGTCCCTGACACAGCAGGAATGACTAAACTgtcaaaaaaaaatatgtatacCAGTGTAAAACATGGGTGCATGTCTATATGCATTGGCACAAATCAATCCTGTGAAAACAGATTTCGATTCTCACAAATACAATTTTTCTTCAAACAACCATCATCTTAACAAAAGCATGACAAACTTCATTCAACCTAATGTAGTAAAGTTCTATAACACCTCACAACAGCAGTTCAACCATATGCAGTTTAGTTCCCTGCAGTAAAATCAGTCAAACACATAGCAATCAATCAGATACGTCATGATCCACTCAGAAAAAGTACAACACATTTTAGACTTTGATTTCAGCTGATCCATTATTAATACTGAGTAGCCTTCTCAATACTGATTGTCAAACAGTGCAAACATGTAAAGTTCCTTTTTGTAAAGTAAAATTAGTCAAACAATCAGATACATGATCCACTCAGAAAAAGTACAACACATTTTAGACTTTGATCTCAGCTGATCCATTATGAATTATTAATACTGAGTAGCCTTCTCAGTACTGATTGTCAAGCAGTGCAATAAAAAATAGAAGATCTGGAGTCTCAAGATCTTGGCGTTGGTGACGGAGGGAACATCTGCATTCATCGCAGGCCTACTTATTCCCCACGCGGTATTCCGGCATCCAAGGGTTGTATCTCGCAACGTTCACCTTGTTGATAAGGTCGTGGGGGTGTGTCAATGTGGGGGCTGACACCTCATCCAGCTCTGTCATCTGAAAATGTATCAAAAAGGGTAAACTGTCTGTATGAGTTGAAACGGGGAACACAGACAGGTGACCACACTAACGCTGAACTAAACACTGCTAATTGCTGCAGCAAGCGTGTGCAtataatgcatgcatgcatgctcacgctctctctcgctcgctctctctcttgctctctctctctgtctctctctctctctctgtctgtctgtctatctgtctgtctgtctgtctgtctgattagACAGAGGGGACcacatctctctctgtcctgtcctgtctgtctgtctgtctgtctgtctctccctctctgacacacacacacactcgcacacacatacttatCACCATACCTCCTGTGCTGTCATGGCCCAGCCATTGGCAGCTCCCATGTTCTGATCCAGCTGTTCCAGGGTTCGAGCCCCAATGATGACAGAGGGGACCACATCTCTCTGAAGCAGCCACCGTAGGGCCACCTGGGCCACTGACTTGCCTGAAGCATGAGTGACACAAGGATACTTAGATTTTCGTTTCATTTCATTTgttattatcccattgctgggaaatgtGGGTCATTACCTCTGATCAGAAAGCTAGGAGAAATAAGAGCCCTGTAACacaagaaaattactcccacgagatttttactccggagtaaacatttcgtacgaaaaagttactccctttacgaaaaaagcactcccccattgcacgagaaaattactccccaagacaggtgagttccgagtaaacatttcgtacaaaaatgttactcccctgacgaataaataacgaataaattacttcacctcaacacgagcaatttaacttcccatgccaggtgtacgatatttttactcccttgtcccctgttagttcttggtggtggaaggggtggaaggagggtagcgcgacattcgtgtgtgcgagatcacttattggcattatcccttcgcccgcatcccatttttgcgtacgagatttttactggaagtaaaaaaaatggggagtaaacatttcgtggagggagttcttttttcgtgccttggggagttcttttctcgtacaaaaagtgtactcggagtaagaatttcgtacgaaatatttactccggagtaaatttttcgtggagtaaaaatttcgtgttacaccggccgcACTACGACCCAgatttgtgagtgtttatgtgtaatcagccaccagCACTTCTGGCAGAATGCCCAAGGCTTTTAATGTGCCAATTTTAGCAGTGACATGAGGTTGGACATGATTTCCATCTCTGAGCCTGCGTATAAAGCTGACccatgtccgtcccggcctaTCCTGGAACCCGTGACGCGAGGATCACAActtcagtgctctaccaactgagcaacCAGAACATCCCCCCAAGTGACACAAGAATAGCTTGTTTTAAAAAGGCAGTGAATACAGTAAAGATCACATGTAAAACTTACTCTAAGGCTGTTTAATCAGTTTGTGTGTACGActatgtgcatgtgcatgtgcacacatgtgtgtgtgtttttgaataaAAATGCTGCCAACTCAGAAATGTCTACTGTTACAATTGCAAAGCtcagaaacaaagaaaacaaacacacacatacgaacaaGAAGACGTTAATTCCGAAAATACTTAACATACCATGAGCATCGCCTATCCTTTTGCAGGTGTCTATAACATTCCAGACTTTTTCATCCTCCTTGACCTTTGACCAGGCTGGGTGAGAGTGGCTTCCCCTGGACTCGTTCTGTGCCACCCAGCCGATCCTACCATCTGTTGGAGTTGCGTCCCGTGTGAATTTGCCTGTCAGTAAGCCACTGTGGAAAGATCAGGAATGTTTGTTATCTGTAATGGTCCAGGGTAGGCCTGAAAACTGTCATTTGCAGGGATGGCGAGGTCCCGTCCACTTTAAGCATACTTCATATCTTCCACGTACACTTTAACTTCTACTGCTAAAAGTGTTAAACTTAGATATCCAGCTGCTTGCTACAAAATGCTACTCATAAGTAAACCTGGTTCAGTACAgttacccacacacaaaaataatcataaaaacacaaataatttattttttaaactagCCTATACATCTTCACAACGAAAATGTCTGGAGTCCTACATATATGTGCAGATTGTGTAAATGCTTTGAGGACAGTATGAAGTCCTAATTAAAGTTAATGAATCTATAGAGAACATAATTACATGGTAATTAAACAAAGATCTACTTGTATTAAGCAGACATACTGGGTTTTTACCTGCAATTTAAAAATGGTGCACTCATAAATATGTTTCAAACTTACCCCAGAAATAGATTTAtaaagcaaaaaaaacaaacaagaagggcaaagcccatacgactcacatgctttacacatttttcctaccaaaatacatgtgaccttgacccaaggtcaaggtcatccaaggtcatgcaacacaaagctgttaattcaagacataggaagtacaatggtgcttattggctctttctaccatgagatatggtcacttttagtggttcactaccttattttggtcacatttcataagggtcaaagtgaccttgaccatatgtgaccaaatgtgtctcatgatgaaagcataacatgtgccccacatattttttaagtttgaaacagttatcttccatagttcagggtcaaggtcacttcaaaatatgtatacaatccaactttgaagagctcctgtgaccttgaccttgaagcaaggtaaaccaaactggtatcaaaatatggggcttactttgccctatatatcatatataggtgaggtattcaatctcaaaaacttcagagaaaatgggaaaaatgtgaaaaatagctgttttttaggcaacatttatggcccctgcgaccttgaccttgaagcaaggtcaagatgctatgtatgttttttggggccttgtcatcatacaccatcttgccaaatttggtactgatagactgaatagtgtccaagaaatatccaacgttaaagttttccggacggacggacgtccggacggacgactcgggtgagtacatagactcacttttgcttcgcatgtgagccaaaaaggctgtttacggtatcccgacctaccctagactttttggggacatctgggaaaaaaataaataacaaaaactataaaaaaaataaaataaataaaaatctttgttttttggcaaaataactgaaaaatatgtttttcgggagaaaattttttttacaaataaaaatcccgacctatcgaccctattttgtttgccTACCTTGCCGTAaacaaactatttttttttttgggggggggggggggggggggggcctaaagCAAGTACATGCATATGTTAAATTTCAACCATACATAACACTAGCATGATGCTAAAACACAAACACGTTAGTAAATGACTTTGCACACATACCCTTTCAATGGGCTCCAAGGAAGAACACCAATGCCCTCGATCTTACAGACCTGGAATGCTTCCATCTCGCCGTCTCGGCAAAGCAAGTTGTACTGTTGCTGTTCGTACACAGAAAACAATTTTGAATTTTATCATAGACAATAATGACAAAGCCGTCTGAGGGTTCAGGAAACCCTTAACAAAGGATGTTATTTGCGAGTTAAGTCTGAAATTTGTTTACAAATTAAAAAGCTTTGGCCTTCTTACCTACCCTATTTGTTAGAACACGTCATCTTTACCACATCTATAGTTTTGGCCTGAACTAACAGCACATTAACTTatcaccacaaacaaacaacaccaatGTTAAGATTTCCAATGTTCATTATACATGATTTATTGTGCGTTGTGTATCTATCTGCATGGTATTGTCCATAAATGGCTAATGTGCTGCTGTAAGTTTCTCGTTACGTCATTTTGTTAGAATGcatatgtatttgatgtttaaatagtatgtttttattcatagttaatatgtaaagcacAGACAGCATAGGTTACTGTGGTTCGTGCTATATAagctttcattattattatcattattattataagcACCAAACCTGAAGTGTTGCAACAGGAGGGATGTCCAGTTTGTCGGCAACAGCCACAAGCTTCTGCATCTGCCAGCCAGTGACGTTGCTGGACCCTGTGTAGCGCACTTTGCCGCAGCGTATCAGGTCATGCATCGTTCGCAGCGTCTCCTCCACCGGTACTCCATGGTCCCAACAATGCATCTGttcataaaaataataataataatattataatAGTAAAGTCAAACCTGTTTCTAACCACCTACGGAACCTACTAATTAAAATGTGGTCATTATAGACAAACAGTTGCTAAGGAGAGGTGAATTATATATACATTgtttaacacacaaaaacttctcAGGTAGGTTACTGTTGGCAGGTGGTTGCTATTAAGAGGTGGTCATCAGGGCAAGTTCGACTGTAGGACCCTTATATATATATCCCCTTCCTCTACAACATGAAGCACTTTAGGTGTAAAAACTATGCGCAGAAGCAAATAAGAGTGACATAACCCCAAACCACACAACAATGTGTACTAGATGAACCATTGCATTTCAGAACCATTCAAGACTAGAAATGAGAAATTGTGTGCAGAGGTAAATAAGGGTGACAACCAAACACTCCACAATGTGAACCAGATTCATCTATGCATTGTCAAAATCAATTGTTACCCTCTTGAGCAAGGCTCCAACACCTTCCCGTGAGCAATGGTGACTACTTAGTACTACAGTGTGGTTGACAAACTCTcatttaaaaaatgaaaattgaTGGTTGTGGTGAGTGAAAGGGCTAAAACTGTCTGCCCCCATGATTTTTTGCTTTGGAGTGATGGGTGATTTCCCTTTAACTATACTGTGTCTCCACCAAGAAAACGTACTTTCTTCTACCTGATGGTAAGTGTTTCCCTTCAGCGCATGTATGTCAATTATGTGTGCGTGATTGTGTGCacacgtgcatgtgtgttttggtgtgtgtgtaatttcTGCAAATCTCAGAATGGAATCTAAGGGCATAAAACACAGTGAATGAAGCTCTACGAAAAAAAATCAAGCAATTTTGGTGCCTGTGTATATTACACTGATTCTATGCCGTACCTCACCTTTATCAAAATCACTGCTGTTAAAGGAGCTTCGAATTGAAACAAAGAAATCAGAGgctttaaccttcgccgtagGTCGTGAGTACTTTAGTAACAGTCCGGACTTTAATTGCGAATTTCTCGAAAACTAGGTGGAATTCTGTAATGAGCTTTTGGAAATGCCTCAAACACCTCAAAATATACTATATCCTAAACCCGcattaaaattgattgacaggTAATTAAATAAACAAAGGTCAAACATCGACTATCTTCGCAGCACGTCGTGAGTACTTATGTAACCATACTTCTAACAGTGTAATGTGACTTTCTGGTTCTCTTTCTGAGAAGAGTTCTGATCTATTTCAAGATGGCTCAAGGAACAAGCAGCGAACTCGAGCGGGAGTTTGAGAACCGCGGGTAATTTTTTCTTCTACatccttttttcttttccttttttctttttttttttctttttttctttctttttttttctttcctgttctttttgtattgtgtgtgtgtgtgtgtgcctacatTTGTGTGAGTTGTGGTTGTgccttgttcttgttttgtttacccgtgcatgcatgtttttccttctttgagaagtatggttaCATTGGTACTCACGACGTGCTGCAAAGAATGTTTTTAGCGACCTACGGCgaaggttcttcttcttcttcttctgcgttcgatgttgacgGCGAAG from Littorina saxatilis isolate snail1 linkage group LG4, US_GU_Lsax_2.0, whole genome shotgun sequence includes these protein-coding regions:
- the LOC138964393 gene encoding 1-deoxyxylulose-5-phosphate synthase YajO-like is translated as MAAAIADEQRVVYNFIGKSGLRVSNICLGTLTFGSEGTTSRPGQNTEEYAHKVLNRFVEWGGNFIDTANVYATGKSEEIVGSWLQAKNERDRYVVATKVRFNMDPSNANQIGLGRRHITQAIEDSLRRLHTDYVDIYQMHCWDHGVPVEETLRTMHDLIRCGKVRYTGSSNVTGWQMQKLVAVADKLDIPPVATLQQQYNLLCRDGEMEAFQVCKIEGIGVLPWSPLKGGLLTGKFTRDATPTDGRIGWVAQNESRGSHSHPAWSKVKEDEKVWNVIDTCKRIGDAHGKSVAQVALRWLLQRDVVPSVIIGARTLEQLDQNMGAANGWAMTAQEMTELDEVSAPTLTHPHDLINKVNVARYNPWMPEYRVGNK